From the Gallaecimonas mangrovi genome, one window contains:
- a CDS encoding putative bifunctional diguanylate cyclase/phosphodiesterase: MMVLLIPVQYLMDKKDAQGSVTLTSTQVVKGFLPTLAGAVWNFDTERTRLNLESLLQQPFAAYAAIAGDINIAVGEKPKDGQQYQYPIKNGQGKDLGQLTLIFDNHAISTHAWDKVRSAFLTLSLYTFILAGLLLWLVQTLVTRRLLRLSQFAKGLRLENLEATPALYFKQSQDELDHLTKSLLDMRNQLVTDRNELKRFEAELARRAHEDQLTGLPNRFSFLEALYKHLESGEPFTLMFLDLDGFKKVNDGLGHSVGDELLKKTTQRLRELAGECSFLARYGGDEFVLLVNQANEDSIKAIAIRLTEGFTRPFSVSGNVLHLSVSIGIARHPDDAANGEELIQRADVAMYQAKNIGRSRYLFFDQCLYDNMRNKLTMEELLRKSMEKKDFTLVYQPIYNTTDGKMKSVETLLRWSHASPDVFIPLAEETGIILPLGLWVLEQALEQACYWQQQGIDLVVSVNVSHNQLHQTNFADKVAKCLKKKGLEPSVLQLEITETALMEDWQVSLANIQTLRDMGVRIALDDFGTGYSSLSHLQQLPLDCLKIDKSFMARIHESHRDRSLVEALVSMAKALSLKVVAEGIENQQQMLLAKEMGIHYLQGFYLAKPSPKELLELNQPFAELAPADGVSALSQDVRSDTQ; the protein is encoded by the coding sequence ATGATGGTACTGCTGATCCCGGTTCAGTACCTGATGGATAAGAAAGATGCACAGGGCAGTGTTACTCTCACCAGCACCCAGGTAGTTAAGGGCTTTTTGCCTACCCTGGCGGGCGCCGTATGGAATTTTGATACCGAACGCACCCGCTTGAACCTTGAAAGCCTGCTTCAACAGCCTTTTGCCGCTTATGCTGCTATCGCTGGCGATATTAATATTGCTGTCGGCGAGAAGCCCAAAGACGGTCAGCAATACCAATACCCTATCAAAAATGGCCAGGGTAAAGATCTAGGTCAACTGACGCTTATCTTTGATAACCATGCCATCAGTACCCATGCCTGGGATAAAGTGCGTAGCGCCTTTCTCACCTTAAGCCTTTACACCTTTATTTTGGCAGGGTTACTGCTTTGGTTGGTGCAAACACTGGTAACGCGGCGCCTATTGAGGCTGTCACAGTTCGCGAAGGGTTTGCGCCTTGAGAATTTAGAAGCCACGCCAGCGCTTTATTTCAAGCAAAGCCAGGATGAGCTGGACCACCTCACCAAAAGCTTGCTGGACATGCGTAACCAGTTGGTTACCGACAGAAACGAGCTTAAGCGCTTTGAAGCCGAACTTGCCCGCCGGGCACATGAAGACCAGCTTACTGGCCTGCCGAACAGGTTTAGCTTCTTAGAGGCGCTTTACAAGCACCTTGAGAGTGGTGAGCCATTTACCCTGATGTTCCTTGACCTTGATGGCTTTAAAAAGGTTAACGATGGCCTGGGCCATAGCGTCGGCGACGAGCTATTGAAAAAGACCACGCAGCGCCTGCGAGAGCTGGCCGGTGAATGCAGCTTTTTAGCCCGCTACGGCGGTGATGAATTTGTATTGTTGGTAAATCAAGCCAATGAAGACAGCATTAAAGCTATCGCCATTCGGCTAACTGAAGGCTTTACCCGGCCATTTAGCGTATCGGGCAATGTTCTGCATTTGTCCGTAAGCATCGGTATTGCTCGCCACCCTGACGACGCCGCCAATGGCGAGGAACTGATCCAACGCGCCGATGTAGCCATGTATCAGGCAAAAAATATTGGCCGCTCACGCTACTTGTTTTTCGACCAATGCCTTTACGACAACATGCGTAATAAGCTCACCATGGAAGAGTTGTTGCGTAAGAGCATGGAGAAAAAGGATTTCACGCTGGTTTACCAGCCGATCTACAACACCACTGATGGCAAAATGAAATCAGTGGAAACCTTGCTGCGCTGGTCACATGCCAGCCCAGATGTCTTTATTCCTCTGGCTGAAGAAACCGGCATCATTTTGCCGTTGGGGCTTTGGGTATTGGAGCAAGCCTTGGAACAGGCCTGTTACTGGCAACAGCAAGGTATTGACTTAGTGGTGTCGGTGAACGTTTCTCACAACCAGCTGCATCAAACCAATTTTGCAGACAAAGTTGCAAAATGCTTGAAAAAGAAAGGCTTAGAGCCTTCCGTTTTGCAGCTCGAAATCACCGAAACAGCACTAATGGAAGATTGGCAAGTCAGCCTGGCCAATATTCAAACCTTGCGCGATATGGGTGTTCGCATTGCCTTGGACGATTTCGGTACCGGCTACTCATCCCTGTCACATCTTCAGCAGTTGCCACTGGATTGCCTGAAAATTGATAAAAGCTTTATGGCCCGGATCCACGAGTCTCACCGCGACAGATCATTGGTTGAGGCATTGGTGAGTATGGCCAAAGCCTTGTCTTTAAAAGTGGTCGCAGAAGGAATAGAAAACCAGCAGCAAATGCTGCTGGCTAAAGAGATGGGGATCCATTACCTGCAAGGCTTTTATCTTGCTAAACCGAGCCCTAAGGAGTTATTAGAGCTCAACCAGCCTTTTGCTGAGCTTGCGCCAGCTGACGGCGTATCCGCTTTATCTCAAGACGTGCGTAGCGATACTCAATAA
- the nlpI gene encoding lipoprotein NlpI, protein MRKTLAVLIPLMLAGCASLPSTSKTDSRLILAEPMAVPFQSEVELVRLEQILARADLNKEQRAEVIYHRGVVYDSVGLRALANRDFHLAVKLNPKMADAYNFIGIQAISDEEFDQAYDALDTAIALDPKPDYAYLNRGIALYYGDRPELGVPDLKKFVSLQPDDPYRIVWMYLLEDAVDPAKAMTELNANAKHLHGHAWANQLVLLYQGKLSESDFINGLKDGIDSNQALAERLCEAYFYLGKLHQRHGDTGEAINFFKLALTTNVKDFIEYRYARLEIKRIRRQLAQAQQKAG, encoded by the coding sequence ATGCGAAAGACACTAGCCGTCCTGATCCCATTGATGTTGGCAGGCTGTGCCTCCTTGCCATCCACAAGTAAAACCGACAGCAGGCTTATTCTTGCTGAACCTATGGCAGTTCCATTTCAATCGGAAGTTGAACTGGTTCGTTTAGAACAGATATTGGCCCGCGCTGACCTCAATAAAGAGCAGCGTGCCGAGGTGATTTACCACCGTGGCGTGGTGTATGACTCTGTGGGCTTGCGTGCATTAGCAAACCGGGATTTCCACCTGGCCGTTAAGCTCAACCCCAAAATGGCTGATGCTTATAATTTTATTGGTATTCAGGCCATATCAGACGAAGAGTTTGACCAGGCCTATGACGCTTTGGATACCGCCATCGCCTTAGATCCAAAGCCTGATTATGCCTATTTGAATCGTGGTATTGCGCTCTATTACGGCGACAGGCCAGAGCTTGGCGTGCCGGACCTTAAAAAGTTTGTGAGCCTGCAACCTGACGACCCGTATCGGATTGTTTGGATGTATCTGTTAGAAGATGCGGTGGACCCTGCAAAGGCAATGACCGAGCTCAATGCCAATGCTAAGCACCTGCATGGCCATGCTTGGGCGAATCAGTTGGTATTGTTGTATCAGGGAAAACTCTCTGAGAGTGACTTTATCAATGGCCTTAAAGACGGCATTGACTCAAACCAAGCCTTGGCTGAACGACTGTGTGAAGCGTATTTCTACCTTGGCAAGCTTCACCAGCGCCATGGCGACACTGGCGAAGCCATTAACTTCTTCAAATTGGCGTTAACCACCAATGTGAAAGATTTTATTGAGTATCGCTACGCACGTCTTGAGATAAAGCGGATACGCCGTCAGCTGGCGCAAGCTCAGCAAAAGGCTGGTTGA
- the pnp gene encoding polyribonucleotide nucleotidyltransferase — translation MKPIIKTFQYGQNTVTLETGAVARQASAAVIASMDDTVVLVSVVGKKEADLSKDFFPLTVNYQERTYAAGKIPGGFFKREGRPSEGETLTARLIDRPIRPLFPNGFKNEVQVVATVVSVNPQVSPDLVAMIGTSAALAISGIPFAGPIGVARVGYINDNLVLNPTTAELPSSKLDLVVAGTEGAVLMVESEAELLPEEVMLDAVMFGHQQMQTVISAINEFAAEVNTPKWEWSAPAENTELKEKIKAAVWEKLGDAYRIQDKMERYATIGAIKSELMASLVEADPELNTKEAGDLFSKVEKTLVRGRVLAGEPRIDGRDPQMVRALDVATGVLPRTHGSAIFTRGETQALVVATLGTQRDGQIIDELTGERTDHFLFHYNFPPYCVGETGMIGSPKRREIGHGRLAKRGVLAVMPSADEFPYTVRVVSEITESNGSSSMASVCGSSLALMDAGVPIKSSVAGIAMGLVKEEENFVVLSDILGDEDHLGDMDFKVAGSRQGVTALQMDIKIEGITKEIMQVALKQAHDARIHILGVMDQAIEGPRDEISAYAPRIHTMKINPEKIRDVIGKGGSVIRALTEETGTTIEIDDDGTVKIAAVNGDQAKEAIRRIEDLTAEVEVGRIYDGKVTKIVDFGAFVAILPGKEGLVHISQIAEERIENVSDHLKVGQEVKVKCLEVDRQGRVRLSIKEALPKPEKVEEPAEAPTEQAPQAEPAAQIDSDADKTE, via the coding sequence GTGAAACCTATTATTAAGACCTTCCAGTACGGTCAAAACACCGTCACTCTGGAAACCGGCGCTGTAGCGCGCCAAGCAAGCGCAGCTGTTATTGCCAGCATGGACGACACCGTTGTACTGGTATCTGTTGTCGGTAAAAAAGAAGCCGACCTTTCCAAGGATTTCTTCCCGCTAACCGTTAACTATCAAGAGCGTACTTACGCTGCTGGTAAAATTCCTGGTGGCTTCTTCAAACGTGAAGGCCGTCCTAGCGAAGGCGAAACCCTGACTGCGCGTCTGATTGACCGTCCTATCCGCCCGCTGTTCCCGAATGGCTTTAAGAATGAAGTACAAGTTGTGGCCACTGTGGTTTCTGTGAACCCACAAGTTAGCCCTGACTTGGTTGCCATGATCGGCACCTCTGCTGCACTGGCTATTTCCGGCATTCCTTTTGCTGGCCCTATCGGTGTAGCCCGTGTTGGTTATATCAATGACAATCTGGTGCTGAACCCCACCACCGCAGAATTACCTTCCTCCAAGCTGGACCTCGTTGTTGCCGGTACCGAAGGTGCGGTATTGATGGTGGAATCTGAAGCTGAATTGCTGCCAGAAGAAGTGATGCTGGATGCGGTGATGTTTGGTCACCAGCAAATGCAAACAGTGATCAGTGCCATTAACGAATTTGCCGCTGAAGTAAACACCCCGAAATGGGAGTGGAGCGCGCCGGCCGAGAACACCGAGCTTAAAGAAAAAATCAAAGCCGCTGTTTGGGAAAAACTGGGTGATGCTTACCGTATCCAAGACAAAATGGAACGTTATGCCACCATCGGTGCTATCAAATCTGAACTGATGGCAAGCCTGGTTGAGGCCGACCCTGAGCTCAACACCAAAGAAGCTGGCGATCTCTTCTCAAAAGTAGAGAAAACCTTGGTCCGTGGCCGTGTGCTTGCTGGCGAACCGCGTATTGATGGCCGTGACCCACAAATGGTGCGTGCCCTGGATGTTGCCACCGGCGTACTGCCCCGTACCCACGGTAGCGCTATTTTTACCCGTGGTGAAACCCAGGCACTGGTTGTTGCCACCCTTGGCACCCAGCGTGACGGCCAGATCATTGATGAACTGACCGGTGAACGTACCGACCACTTCCTGTTCCATTACAACTTCCCTCCCTACTGTGTAGGTGAGACCGGCATGATTGGTAGCCCCAAACGCCGCGAGATCGGTCATGGTCGTTTGGCTAAACGTGGCGTACTGGCGGTAATGCCGTCTGCCGACGAATTCCCTTACACCGTGCGTGTGGTGTCTGAAATCACCGAATCTAACGGTTCTTCCTCTATGGCTTCTGTCTGCGGCTCCTCTTTGGCGCTGATGGACGCCGGTGTGCCTATCAAGTCCTCTGTGGCCGGTATTGCCATGGGCTTGGTAAAAGAAGAAGAAAACTTCGTAGTACTGTCTGACATCCTTGGTGATGAAGACCACCTTGGCGACATGGACTTTAAAGTGGCCGGTTCTCGTCAGGGCGTTACCGCTCTGCAGATGGACATCAAAATCGAAGGCATCACTAAAGAAATCATGCAGGTGGCGCTGAAGCAGGCCCATGACGCCCGTATCCATATTCTGGGTGTAATGGACCAGGCTATCGAAGGCCCGCGTGACGAAATTTCTGCCTACGCACCGCGTATTCACACCATGAAGATCAACCCTGAGAAGATCCGTGATGTGATTGGTAAAGGCGGCAGCGTTATCCGCGCTCTGACCGAAGAAACCGGCACTACCATTGAAATCGATGACGACGGCACCGTTAAAATCGCGGCTGTCAACGGCGACCAAGCCAAAGAGGCTATCCGCCGCATTGAAGATCTGACCGCCGAAGTTGAAGTTGGCCGTATCTACGACGGTAAAGTGACTAAGATCGTTGATTTTGGTGCTTTCGTCGCCATTCTGCCTGGTAAGGAAGGTTTGGTACACATTAGCCAGATCGCTGAAGAGCGTATCGAGAATGTGTCTGATCACCTGAAAGTTGGCCAGGAAGTCAAGGTTAAGTGCTTGGAAGTGGACCGTCAGGGCCGCGTGCGTCTGTCTATTAAAGAAGCGCTGCCTAAGCCTGAAAAAGTAGAAGAGCCAGCCGAAGCGCCTACTGAACAAGCCCCTCAGGCCGAACCTGCTGCACAAATCGACAGCGATGCAGATAAAACTGAGTAA
- the rpsO gene encoding 30S ribosomal protein S15, whose amino-acid sequence MSLSVEAKAKIVAEHSRGENDTGSPEVQVALLTAQITHLQGHFAQHKQDHHSRRGLLRMVSQRRKLLDYLKKKDVQRYADLIGKLGLRR is encoded by the coding sequence ATGTCACTAAGCGTTGAAGCGAAAGCTAAAATCGTTGCAGAACACAGCCGCGGCGAGAACGATACCGGTTCCCCGGAAGTTCAAGTTGCCCTGTTGACTGCCCAGATCACTCACCTGCAAGGTCACTTCGCCCAGCACAAACAAGATCACCACAGCCGTCGTGGTCTGCTGCGTATGGTTTCCCAGCGTCGTAAGCTGCTGGACTACCTGAAGAAGAAAGACGTTCAGCGTTACGCTGATCTGATCGGTAAGCTGGGTCTGCGTCGTTAA
- the truB gene encoding tRNA pseudouridine(55) synthase TruB, producing the protein MSRRRSKGRPLDGVLLLDKPQGLSSNDALQKVKRIFFAQKAGHTGALDPLATGMLPICFGEATKFSQYLLDSDKGYRVIAKLGVRTDTSDADGEVVSERPVHVAMGDLLEALDKFRGDILQVPSMYSALKFQGKPLYKYAREGIEVPRDARPITVYNLTLVRFDDDEVELDVECSKGTYIRTIVDDLGEVLGCGAHVTMLRRTKVSHYPMERMVTLERLEALLEQARQDEVTPGDYLDSFLLPMDSAVLDLPAVEVQAATAFYIKQGQAVQVSGAPAAGLVRIVEEGHFIGIGEMDDDGKVAPKRLVVAH; encoded by the coding sequence ATGAGCAGGCGCCGGTCCAAGGGCCGTCCGCTTGACGGTGTCCTGCTGTTGGACAAGCCACAGGGATTGTCGTCTAACGACGCCCTGCAGAAAGTAAAGCGTATATTCTTCGCCCAAAAAGCGGGGCATACCGGCGCATTAGATCCATTGGCAACCGGTATGCTGCCCATTTGTTTTGGCGAAGCCACCAAGTTTTCGCAGTATCTGTTGGATTCCGATAAAGGCTACCGTGTGATAGCTAAACTGGGGGTGCGTACCGACACCTCCGATGCGGATGGCGAAGTGGTGTCAGAGCGGCCAGTGCATGTGGCGATGGGTGATTTGTTGGAAGCGCTGGATAAGTTCCGCGGTGACATTCTGCAAGTGCCCAGCATGTATTCGGCACTGAAGTTTCAAGGCAAGCCGTTATACAAGTACGCCCGTGAAGGCATTGAAGTGCCCCGTGATGCGCGGCCTATTACCGTTTATAACCTCACCTTGGTGCGTTTTGACGACGATGAAGTCGAACTGGATGTGGAGTGCTCGAAGGGCACCTATATTCGCACCATCGTTGACGATTTAGGTGAAGTGTTGGGCTGCGGCGCCCATGTCACTATGCTGCGCCGCACGAAAGTATCCCATTATCCAATGGAACGTATGGTCACGCTCGAGCGGTTAGAAGCGCTGTTAGAACAAGCCCGCCAAGACGAGGTAACCCCTGGCGACTACTTAGATAGCTTCCTGTTGCCCATGGACAGCGCGGTATTGGATTTGCCCGCTGTTGAGGTACAAGCCGCCACTGCCTTTTACATTAAACAAGGGCAGGCGGTGCAGGTTAGCGGCGCACCCGCCGCCGGTTTGGTGCGGATAGTGGAAGAAGGGCACTTTATTGGTATCGGTGAAATGGACGATGACGGTAAAGTGGCCCCCAAACGATTGGTGGTGGCACACTGA
- the rbfA gene encoding 30S ribosome-binding factor RbfA, translating into MAREVSRTRRVGQELQREIAMILQREVKDPRVGMVTVSGVEVSRDLSHAKIFITLFEQNEDKVKETLKGLAEAKPYIRSLVGSRLRLRIVPELKFVHDTSLIEGMRISNAVSQAIASDEAKKGQSDRKDDEDTE; encoded by the coding sequence ATGGCAAGAGAAGTCAGTCGTACACGTCGGGTTGGCCAAGAGCTGCAACGGGAAATCGCAATGATTTTGCAGCGCGAGGTTAAAGATCCACGAGTAGGCATGGTGACCGTCTCCGGCGTTGAAGTGAGCCGCGACCTGTCACATGCCAAAATATTCATTACCTTGTTTGAGCAAAACGAAGACAAGGTAAAAGAAACCCTCAAAGGCTTGGCCGAAGCCAAACCTTATATCCGCAGCCTGGTTGGCTCACGCCTGCGTTTGCGCATCGTGCCGGAGCTTAAGTTTGTGCACGATACCTCATTGATTGAGGGGATGCGGATCTCCAACGCGGTTAGCCAAGCCATCGCTTCTGATGAAGCGAAAAAAGGCCAAAGCGACCGTAAGGACGATGAGGACACCGAATGA
- the infB gene encoding translation initiation factor IF-2 translates to MAEVTVEKLANDVGTPVDRLIQQFAEVGITKGASDEVSEDEKQTLLSHLKEQHGGNAGAPNKLTLTRKTKSTLSVGGTGGRTKEVQVEVRKKRTFVKRDPEEQARIEAEAAEQARLEAEQQARKEAEAKAAAEAAAKAKREAEDKARKEADAKAKAAAQPAKQPAKKDDAETQRLKAEAEALKRKQEEEALKKAEADAKRLEEEARKLAEESEKRLAEEAKNKKDEDDDGKSAYVKEAEVEAERESEGRRRGAAKAKGQSKRNSDKRERESDRRSARVPKKGKGRTPASMQHGFNKPAQPVTREVQIGETITVGELASKMAVKATEVIKAMMKMGAMATINQVIDQETAQLVAEEMGHKVVLRKENELEEAVLQDRDSDESQAEPRAPVVTIMGHVDHGKTSLLDYIRKAKIAAGEAGGITQHIGAYHVEHEKGMITFLDTPGHAAFTAMRARGAKATDIVVLVVAADDGVMPQTKEAIQHAKAAGSPLIVAVNKMDKPEADPDRVKSELAQNDVLTEDWGGEVQFVPVSAKTGEGVDNLLDAILLQSELLELTAVKDGMASGVVVESRLDKGRGPVATVLVQSGTLKQGDIVLCGLEYGRVRAMRNELGEEIKEAGPSIPVEILGLSGVPAAGDEATVVRDEKKAREVALYRQGKFRDVKLARQQKAKLENMFANMAEGEVSELNVVLKADVQGSVEAITDSLLKLSTDEVKVKVVGSGVGGITETDATLAAASNAIILGFNVRADASARKVVETENLDLRYYSVIYELLEEVKQAMTGMLAPEFKQEIIGLAEVRDVFKSPKFGAVAGCMVTEGVVKRSAPIRVLRENVVIYEGELESLRRFKDDVAEVKSGYECGIGVKNYNDVRVGDQIEVFETVEVARTL, encoded by the coding sequence ATGGCAGAAGTTACAGTTGAAAAACTTGCCAATGATGTAGGTACGCCGGTTGATCGCCTGATCCAACAGTTTGCTGAAGTGGGTATCACCAAAGGCGCTTCAGACGAGGTCAGCGAAGACGAAAAGCAGACCTTGCTGTCTCACCTCAAAGAGCAGCACGGTGGCAATGCAGGTGCTCCTAACAAGTTGACCCTGACCCGCAAGACCAAGAGTACCCTCTCTGTAGGCGGTACTGGTGGCCGTACCAAAGAAGTGCAGGTTGAAGTGCGTAAGAAGCGCACTTTTGTCAAACGCGACCCTGAAGAGCAGGCGCGCATTGAAGCCGAAGCAGCCGAGCAGGCTCGCTTAGAGGCCGAACAGCAAGCCCGTAAAGAAGCTGAAGCGAAAGCGGCCGCAGAAGCGGCAGCCAAAGCGAAGCGCGAAGCGGAAGATAAGGCGCGTAAAGAAGCCGATGCGAAAGCAAAAGCCGCAGCGCAGCCTGCCAAGCAACCCGCCAAAAAAGACGATGCCGAAACGCAGCGTCTGAAGGCCGAAGCTGAAGCCCTTAAACGTAAGCAAGAAGAAGAAGCCTTGAAAAAGGCAGAAGCGGATGCAAAACGTCTTGAGGAAGAAGCACGCAAGCTGGCCGAAGAAAGTGAGAAGCGTTTGGCTGAAGAAGCTAAGAACAAAAAAGACGAAGACGACGACGGTAAATCTGCTTACGTAAAAGAAGCAGAAGTAGAAGCCGAGCGTGAATCTGAAGGTCGTCGTCGTGGCGCAGCCAAAGCGAAAGGTCAAAGCAAGCGTAACAGCGACAAGCGTGAACGTGAGTCAGACCGTCGTAGTGCCCGCGTACCGAAAAAAGGCAAAGGCCGTACCCCGGCGTCCATGCAGCATGGCTTTAATAAGCCAGCTCAGCCGGTAACCCGTGAAGTGCAAATTGGCGAAACCATTACTGTTGGCGAACTGGCCAGCAAGATGGCGGTAAAAGCGACCGAAGTCATCAAAGCGATGATGAAAATGGGCGCCATGGCCACCATCAACCAGGTTATCGACCAAGAAACCGCTCAGCTGGTTGCCGAGGAAATGGGCCACAAAGTGGTGCTGCGCAAAGAGAACGAGCTGGAAGAAGCGGTACTGCAAGACCGTGACAGCGATGAGTCTCAAGCCGAGCCGCGTGCCCCTGTGGTAACCATTATGGGCCACGTTGACCACGGTAAAACGTCCTTGCTGGACTATATCCGTAAAGCCAAAATCGCCGCAGGCGAGGCCGGTGGTATTACCCAGCACATCGGTGCTTACCACGTGGAGCACGAGAAAGGCATGATCACCTTCCTCGATACTCCCGGTCACGCCGCCTTTACCGCTATGCGTGCTCGTGGTGCTAAAGCGACCGATATCGTGGTGCTGGTTGTTGCTGCCGATGACGGCGTTATGCCCCAAACCAAAGAAGCTATCCAACACGCCAAGGCTGCCGGTTCACCGCTGATTGTGGCAGTGAACAAAATGGATAAGCCTGAAGCTGACCCAGACCGCGTTAAAAGCGAACTGGCGCAGAACGATGTTCTGACCGAAGACTGGGGCGGTGAAGTGCAGTTTGTTCCGGTTTCCGCCAAAACCGGTGAAGGTGTTGATAACCTTCTGGACGCCATCTTGCTGCAATCTGAACTGCTGGAACTGACCGCTGTTAAAGACGGTATGGCGTCAGGCGTTGTGGTTGAGTCCCGTTTGGATAAAGGCCGTGGTCCTGTTGCTACCGTGCTGGTGCAATCTGGTACCCTCAAGCAAGGCGACATCGTGCTATGTGGCTTGGAATACGGCCGCGTTCGCGCCATGCGCAACGAGCTTGGCGAAGAAATTAAAGAAGCAGGCCCTTCTATTCCGGTTGAGATCTTAGGTCTTTCCGGCGTACCGGCAGCGGGTGATGAAGCCACTGTTGTACGTGATGAGAAGAAAGCCCGTGAAGTGGCGCTGTACCGTCAAGGTAAGTTCCGTGACGTTAAACTGGCCCGTCAGCAAAAAGCTAAGCTCGAAAACATGTTTGCCAACATGGCCGAAGGTGAAGTGTCCGAGCTTAACGTGGTGCTCAAAGCCGACGTACAGGGTTCAGTTGAAGCCATTACCGATTCCTTGCTGAAACTCAGCACCGATGAAGTAAAAGTCAAAGTGGTTGGCTCTGGTGTTGGTGGTATCACCGAAACCGACGCTACCCTGGCTGCGGCTTCTAACGCCATTATCCTCGGCTTTAACGTCCGTGCCGATGCTTCTGCCCGTAAGGTTGTTGAAACCGAGAACCTGGATCTGCGCTACTACAGCGTCATCTACGAACTGCTTGAAGAAGTGAAACAAGCCATGACCGGCATGTTGGCACCGGAATTCAAGCAGGAAATCATCGGTCTGGCCGAAGTGCGTGATGTCTTTAAGTCACCCAAGTTCGGTGCTGTTGCAGGCTGTATGGTTACCGAAGGTGTGGTTAAGCGCTCTGCGCCCATCCGCGTACTTCGAGAAAACGTGGTTATCTACGAAGGCGAGCTGGAATCCCTGCGCCGCTTTAAAGATGACGTTGCGGAAGTGAAGAGCGGCTATGAGTGTGGTATCGGCGTTAAGAACTACAATGATGTTCGCGTTGGTGACCAGATTGAGGTCTTCGAGACGGTGGAAGTCGCTCGGACCCTCTAA
- the nusA gene encoding transcription termination factor NusA gives MNKEILLVVDAVSNEKAVPREKIFQALEAALATATKKKHDKEIEVRVAIDRKTGDFDTYRRWLIVEDSDDVLEHPLKEVTLGAARAMEENDELQPGEYIEEQIDSITFDRITTQTAKQVILQKVREAERAQVVEQFADSVGELVTGTVKKATRDMVILDLGNNAEAVLYRDEMLPRESFRPGDRVRALLFDVRPEARGAQLFLSRAKPDMLIELFRIEVPEIGEELIEVKGAARDPGSRAKIAVKTNDRRIDPIGACVGMRGARVQAVSGELDGERVDIVLWDDNPAQFVINAMAPADVASIIVDEDAHSMDIAVEESNLAQAIGRGGQNVRLASQLSGWELNVMTLADLKAKHQAENDKLLKRFMDKLEIDEDFAGLLVEEGFSTLEEIAYVPTSEFLEIEGLDEELVEELRNRAKAALTTAALANEESLEGSEPAEDLLNLEGMDRHLAFKLAAVGVRTLEDLAEQGVDDLADIEELDETKAGELIMAARNICWFGDDAEA, from the coding sequence ATGAATAAAGAGATCCTGCTGGTTGTCGATGCTGTCTCTAATGAGAAGGCCGTACCGCGCGAAAAGATTTTTCAGGCGCTGGAAGCTGCCCTGGCTACCGCAACCAAAAAGAAACATGACAAGGAAATCGAAGTCCGTGTCGCCATTGATCGCAAAACTGGCGACTTCGACACCTATCGCCGCTGGTTGATTGTCGAAGACAGTGACGACGTTCTTGAGCACCCGCTCAAGGAGGTTACCCTGGGCGCTGCGCGTGCCATGGAAGAAAATGACGAACTGCAACCCGGTGAATATATCGAAGAGCAAATCGATTCCATCACCTTTGACCGCATCACTACCCAAACTGCAAAACAGGTTATTTTGCAGAAGGTGCGTGAAGCTGAGCGGGCTCAAGTGGTTGAACAGTTTGCTGATAGCGTCGGTGAATTGGTTACCGGAACCGTAAAAAAAGCGACTCGCGACATGGTTATCCTTGATTTGGGTAACAATGCTGAGGCCGTTTTGTATCGGGATGAAATGCTGCCACGTGAGTCATTCCGTCCTGGCGACCGTGTGCGCGCGCTGCTGTTTGACGTTCGTCCGGAAGCCCGCGGTGCACAGCTGTTTTTGAGCCGTGCCAAGCCTGACATGCTGATTGAGCTTTTCCGCATTGAAGTGCCGGAAATTGGCGAAGAGCTGATTGAAGTAAAAGGGGCTGCTCGTGACCCTGGCAGCCGCGCCAAAATTGCGGTGAAAACCAATGACCGTCGCATCGACCCAATCGGTGCGTGCGTGGGTATGCGCGGTGCCCGCGTTCAAGCCGTATCCGGTGAGCTTGACGGTGAGCGCGTCGATATCGTGCTTTGGGACGATAACCCGGCCCAATTTGTTATCAATGCGATGGCGCCAGCCGATGTGGCCTCCATTATCGTTGATGAAGACGCTCACTCTATGGACATTGCCGTAGAAGAGAGCAACCTTGCGCAGGCCATCGGCCGTGGTGGTCAAAACGTGCGTTTAGCTAGCCAATTAAGTGGCTGGGAACTGAACGTAATGACGCTGGCTGATTTAAAAGCCAAGCACCAGGCTGAAAATGACAAGCTGCTCAAGCGTTTCATGGACAAGCTGGAAATCGACGAAGATTTTGCAGGGTTGTTGGTAGAAGAAGGCTTCTCCACCCTTGAAGAAATTGCATATGTCCCCACCTCTGAGTTCTTGGAAATCGAAGGCTTGGATGAAGAGCTGGTTGAAGAATTGCGTAACCGTGCCAAAGCAGCATTAACAACCGCTGCCTTGGCCAATGAAGAAAGCCTCGAAGGCTCAGAGCCTGCTGAGGACCTATTGAATCTGGAAGGGATGGACCGTCACCTGGCCTTTAAACTGGCCGCTGTTGGCGTTCGTACCCTTGAAGACCTGGCCGAACAAGGCGTTGATGATTTGGCCGATATCGAAGAGCTGGATGAAACCAAAGCAGGCGAACTGATTATGGCCGCCCGCAACATCTGCTGGTTCGGTGATGACGCCGAGGCCTAA